One genomic window of Clostridium taeniosporum includes the following:
- a CDS encoding RluA family pseudouridine synthase encodes MKIEIGANEAGQRLDKFLRKLLKDVPLSAIFKALRKKDIRVNGKKQNEKYSLEEGDIVEIKYIKSNQEKKERFIQVNFNGMQTAYEDENLLVVEKWPGILVHPDKDEKEPTLTDYVLSYLKEKGAYVPENEITFTPAPCNRLDRNTSGLVMFGKTFEGLKSINETIREDRVRKYYVALVKGKVKNGLYTGYILKNQEKNISKVYEKEVPNSKKIAMEVTTIQTNGAYSLLEINLITGRSHQIRAHLSYLGNPIIGDDKYGDRKLNSFFKNKYGLEYQYLYAYKLIFKEMKGKMSYLTNKTVVKALPPILKKIKSDIFKFSLR; translated from the coding sequence TTGAAAATCGAAATAGGAGCTAATGAAGCCGGTCAAAGACTAGATAAATTTTTAAGAAAGTTATTAAAGGATGTTCCACTAAGTGCTATATTTAAAGCTTTAAGAAAAAAAGACATAAGAGTTAACGGAAAGAAGCAAAATGAAAAATATTCCCTAGAAGAAGGAGATATAGTAGAAATAAAATATATAAAGAGTAATCAAGAAAAGAAAGAAAGATTTATTCAAGTAAATTTTAATGGAATGCAAACGGCATATGAAGATGAAAATTTATTAGTTGTTGAAAAATGGCCTGGTATATTAGTGCATCCTGATAAAGATGAAAAAGAACCTACATTAACAGATTATGTACTTTCATATTTAAAGGAAAAAGGAGCATATGTTCCAGAAAATGAGATTACATTTACACCTGCACCATGTAATAGGCTAGATAGAAACACATCTGGATTGGTTATGTTTGGAAAAACATTTGAAGGATTAAAGTCTATTAATGAAACAATAAGAGAAGATAGAGTAAGAAAATACTATGTAGCTTTAGTTAAAGGAAAAGTAAAGAATGGATTATATACAGGATATATATTAAAAAATCAAGAGAAGAATATATCTAAGGTATATGAAAAAGAAGTACCAAATTCTAAGAAAATAGCTATGGAAGTTACTACTATTCAAACAAATGGTGCATATTCATTACTTGAAATCAATTTAATCACAGGAAGAAGTCATCAGATAAGAGCGCATTTATCATACTTAGGAAATCCTATAATTGGTGATGATAAATATGGTGATAGAAAATTAAATTCATTCTTTAAAAATAAGTATGGATTAGAATATCAATATTTATATGCATATAAATTGATTTTTAAAGAAATGAAGGGGAAAATGTCTTATTTAACTAATAAAACTGTAGTTAAGGCATTACCTCCAATATTGAAGAAGATAAAGAGTGATATATTTAAATTTTCACTTAGATAG
- a CDS encoding M20 metallopeptidase family protein translates to MIDFKKEANEIKDLLISIRRDIHEHPEVGFEEFRTSERIKNFLKAEGIEFKEISKTGVCGIIRGEKTGENKTIAIRADMDALPIQDMKTCKYSSKVSGKMHACGHDAHTTILLGVAKILNKHKNEFSGNVKLLFEPAEETVGGAQYMIKDGVLEEPKVDYVLGLHVDENVSIGNIEIKKGVVNAASNPFKIKITGQGGHGAAPHTTVDPIVIASHMVVALQSIVSREISPVNPAVITVGTINGGTAQNIIPGEVTLSGIIRTMTKEDRSFTIKRLKEVVNGIALSSRAKAEIEIEESYPCLYNDDSMVELLKASASEILGNENVLEQKAPHMGVESFAYFAMERPGAFYFLGSGNKQKKTTEPAHSSLFNIDEDCIPLGVAIQCLTAFNYLTK, encoded by the coding sequence ATGATAGATTTTAAAAAAGAGGCTAATGAGATAAAAGATCTCTTGATTTCCATTAGAAGAGATATACATGAACATCCAGAAGTAGGTTTTGAAGAGTTTAGAACTTCAGAGCGTATAAAGAACTTTTTAAAGGCAGAAGGCATTGAGTTTAAAGAGATATCAAAAACTGGAGTTTGTGGGATTATAAGGGGAGAAAAAACAGGAGAAAATAAGACAATAGCGATAAGAGCTGATATGGACGCTCTTCCTATTCAGGATATGAAGACTTGTAAGTACAGTTCTAAAGTAAGTGGTAAGATGCATGCATGCGGTCATGATGCACATACAACAATACTTTTAGGTGTAGCTAAAATTTTAAATAAGCATAAAAATGAATTTAGTGGAAATGTAAAATTATTGTTTGAACCAGCTGAAGAAACTGTTGGAGGAGCTCAATACATGATAAAAGATGGAGTATTGGAAGAGCCAAAAGTTGATTATGTTTTAGGACTTCATGTAGATGAAAATGTAAGTATTGGCAATATAGAAATTAAAAAAGGTGTTGTTAATGCAGCATCAAATCCATTTAAAATAAAAATTACTGGTCAAGGAGGCCATGGCGCTGCGCCACATACTACTGTTGATCCCATTGTTATTGCGAGTCATATGGTAGTAGCACTTCAAAGTATAGTTAGTAGAGAGATATCACCTGTAAATCCAGCAGTAATTACTGTTGGAACAATAAATGGTGGTACAGCCCAAAATATCATTCCAGGTGAAGTTACATTAAGTGGAATAATTAGAACAATGACAAAAGAAGATAGAAGTTTTACAATTAAGAGATTAAAAGAAGTAGTAAATGGGATAGCATTGTCATCAAGAGCTAAAGCAGAAATAGAAATAGAAGAAAGTTATCCGTGCTTATATAATGATGATAGCATGGTAGAATTATTAAAGGCATCTGCAAGTGAAATACTAGGAAATGAAAATGTTCTAGAACAAAAGGCACCTCATATGGGCGTTGAAAGTTTTGCATATTTTGCAATGGAGAGACCAGGAGCATTTTATTTCCTAGGTTCAGGAAATAAACAAAAGAAAACTACAGAACCTGCACATAGTAGTCTATTTAATATAGATGAGGATTGTATACCTCTTGGGGTGGCAATTCAATGTTTAACAGCATTTAATTATTTAACAAAATAA
- a CDS encoding cell division protein FtsA has product MELKNFNPKDIIFSLDIGTRSIIGTVGIIRDKKFEVVCEEYMEHEERAMVDGQIHDISLVSSVVEKVKRILEEKIGITLTEVSIAAAGRFLRTVISRSQIEIDEEQEIDKEIVRSLELSVVKNAEKEIESSADGKLYCVGYSVKSFYLNGFVISNLIGHKGKSIEAEVIATFLPRSVVDSLYSVMNRVNLKVTNLTLEPIAAIEAAIPKNLRLLNIALIDVGAGTSDIAISNKETISAYGMVPMAGDEITEVIAQEYLVDFNTAEFIKKSVNESEEIVYTDVLGLENTILSSNVIKLIEPSVKKISEEISTKILELNGGKSPSAVFLVGGGAHTPRLLENISVNLNLPPQRIAIKDRKAVTECISDNSLGSAGVTVLGIGLIALRNLGTDFIDVIFNDTPVSLFNSHKHTVMDVLLQAGINPSLLIAKNGKSVRFKYNGRKRIAFGEYGTSAKIFINGNEAALETEVRANDNIVVQYAKNGNNAKPKVCDHIHNINSISIYIDDELINLEPIIMVNNKIEDINFILSNNDVLEVFIPNKVSQIKEYILKNDRFSLFKEDILLDEEYEVQDGEKLIKKDTTLVETQVMKDSVEENNMEENKDVEKIVEIEKTRENELEKSDLDELESAYDLNENTTEIKEQFDEIKVVINNKEIVLKGKKEYVFVDIFDYIDFDLTVSKGTINTKINGENSSYTAKIVEGDVIEVYWS; this is encoded by the coding sequence ATGGAATTAAAAAATTTTAATCCTAAAGATATAATTTTTTCATTAGATATAGGAACAAGGTCAATAATAGGAACTGTCGGTATAATAAGAGATAAAAAGTTTGAAGTAGTTTGTGAAGAATACATGGAACATGAAGAAAGAGCGATGGTAGATGGTCAAATTCATGATATAAGTTTAGTGTCTTCTGTTGTTGAAAAAGTGAAAAGAATATTAGAAGAAAAAATTGGTATTACACTTACAGAAGTATCTATAGCTGCTGCTGGAAGATTTTTAAGAACTGTAATTTCTAGATCACAAATAGAAATAGATGAAGAGCAAGAAATAGATAAAGAAATTGTGAGGAGCTTGGAACTTAGTGTTGTTAAAAATGCAGAGAAAGAAATAGAAAGTAGTGCTGATGGAAAATTATATTGTGTTGGATATTCAGTTAAAAGTTTTTACTTAAATGGTTTTGTTATATCTAATTTAATAGGACATAAAGGAAAAAGCATTGAAGCAGAAGTAATAGCTACATTTTTACCAAGATCAGTAGTTGATTCTCTTTATTCTGTAATGAATAGAGTTAATTTAAAAGTAACTAACTTAACATTGGAGCCAATTGCAGCAATAGAAGCTGCTATACCTAAAAATTTAAGATTATTAAATATAGCCCTTATAGACGTTGGTGCAGGAACATCAGATATAGCTATAAGTAATAAGGAAACAATATCAGCTTATGGTATGGTTCCTATGGCTGGAGATGAGATTACAGAAGTAATAGCTCAAGAATATTTAGTTGATTTTAATACTGCAGAGTTTATAAAAAAATCTGTAAATGAGTCAGAAGAAATTGTATATACTGATGTATTAGGTCTTGAGAACACTATTTTATCATCAAATGTTATTAAATTAATAGAACCATCAGTAAAAAAAATATCAGAAGAGATTTCAACTAAAATACTGGAATTAAACGGTGGAAAATCCCCTAGTGCTGTATTTTTAGTTGGAGGAGGGGCTCATACTCCAAGACTTTTAGAAAATATAAGTGTAAATTTAAATTTACCACCTCAAAGAATTGCTATAAAAGATAGAAAAGCTGTTACTGAATGTATATCTGATAATTCATTAGGATCAGCAGGGGTAACAGTTCTTGGAATAGGACTTATAGCATTAAGAAATCTTGGAACAGATTTTATTGATGTTATATTTAATGACACACCAGTTAGCTTATTTAATTCACATAAACATACTGTAATGGATGTTTTACTTCAAGCTGGAATAAATCCATCATTATTAATAGCTAAAAATGGTAAAAGCGTAAGATTTAAATATAATGGACGTAAGAGAATTGCTTTTGGTGAATATGGAACTAGTGCTAAGATATTTATAAATGGAAATGAAGCTGCACTAGAAACAGAAGTTAGAGCAAATGATAATATAGTAGTACAATATGCTAAAAATGGTAATAATGCAAAACCTAAAGTGTGTGATCATATTCATAATATAAATTCTATATCTATTTATATCGATGATGAACTTATAAATTTAGAACCAATAATAATGGTTAATAATAAAATAGAAGATATAAACTTCATTTTATCAAATAATGATGTACTTGAAGTATTTATACCGAATAAAGTTTCTCAAATAAAAGAATATATTTTAAAGAATGATAGATTTAGTTTATTTAAAGAAGATATTTTATTAGATGAGGAATATGAAGTTCAAGATGGAGAAAAACTTATAAAGAAGGATACTACATTAGTTGAAACACAAGTAATGAAAGATAGCGTAGAAGAGAATAACATGGAAGAAAATAAAGATGTAGAAAAGATTGTAGAAATTGAAAAAACTAGAGAAAATGAGTTGGAAAAATCAGATTTAGATGAATTAGAGTCAGCATATGATTTAAATGAAAATACTACAGAGATTAAAGAACAATTTGATGAAATAAAGGTTGTTATAAATAATAAAGAAATAGTATTAAAAGGCAAAAAAGAATATGTTTTTGTTGATATATTTGATTATATAGATTTTGATTTAACAGTATCGAAGGGAACAATAAATACTAAAATTAATGGGGAAAATTCATCTTATACTGCTAAAATAGTTGAAGGAGATGTTATAGAAGTTTATTGGTCATAA
- a CDS encoding nicotinate phosphoribosyltransferase, with translation MENKFNIRNERNLTMLVDFYELTMGNGYLNKNLQNKIAYFDMFFRRVPDGGGYCIMAGVEQLIEYLNNLRFTDDDIIYLKNKNIFSEDFLKYLKDFKFNCDVWAVPEGNPVFPNEPLVTVKGPVIQAQLVETMILLTINHQTLIATKANRICRAAGNRPVMEFGSRRAQGYDGAIYGARAAIIGGCDSTACTISDKMFNIPAIGTMAHSWVQLFDNEYEAFKSWAELYPDNCLLLIDTYNVIKSGIPNAIKVFDEILKPLGKRPTGIRIDSGDITYLTKQCRKMLDEAGYEDCKIVVSNSLDEHIIRDVIDQGACVDSFGVGERLITAKSEPVFGGVYKLVAIENDNDLIPKIKISENDEKITNPGFKKIIRIFDKSSHKALADLIALKNEHINESKPLTIFDPVHTWKRKKLTNYYTKELQVQLFNNGNCIYNSPSVLDIRDFAKIETDKLWPEVLRFENPHNYYVDLSENLWSLKHSLLHKYTKSYETQE, from the coding sequence ATGGAAAATAAATTTAATATTAGAAATGAAAGAAATCTTACAATGTTAGTAGATTTTTATGAATTAACTATGGGGAATGGTTATTTAAATAAAAATCTCCAAAACAAAATTGCATATTTTGATATGTTTTTTAGAAGGGTTCCAGATGGTGGTGGCTATTGCATCATGGCTGGAGTAGAACAACTAATAGAGTATTTAAATAATTTAAGATTTACTGATGACGATATAATATATTTAAAAAACAAAAATATTTTTTCAGAAGATTTTCTTAAATACTTAAAAGATTTTAAATTTAATTGCGATGTTTGGGCTGTTCCAGAAGGAAATCCTGTATTTCCAAATGAACCATTAGTAACAGTAAAAGGACCTGTGATTCAAGCTCAACTTGTAGAAACAATGATACTTTTAACTATTAATCACCAGACTCTCATAGCAACAAAAGCTAATAGAATTTGTAGAGCGGCTGGAAATCGTCCAGTAATGGAATTTGGTTCTAGAAGAGCTCAAGGATATGATGGAGCTATCTATGGAGCTAGAGCTGCAATAATTGGAGGGTGTGACTCAACAGCATGTACTATATCAGATAAAATGTTTAATATTCCAGCTATAGGTACAATGGCTCATAGTTGGGTTCAGTTATTTGATAATGAATATGAAGCTTTTAAGTCTTGGGCTGAACTTTATCCTGATAATTGTTTATTATTAATAGATACTTATAATGTTATAAAATCTGGTATTCCTAATGCAATAAAAGTTTTTGATGAGATTTTAAAACCTCTCGGCAAAAGACCTACTGGTATTAGAATAGATTCTGGTGATATAACTTATTTAACTAAACAATGTAGAAAAATGCTAGATGAAGCTGGATATGAAGATTGTAAGATAGTAGTTTCTAATTCCTTAGATGAACATATAATTCGAGATGTTATAGATCAAGGTGCTTGTGTAGACTCATTTGGTGTTGGTGAAAGATTAATAACTGCAAAATCAGAACCAGTATTTGGTGGTGTATATAAATTAGTAGCAATAGAAAATGATAATGATCTTATTCCCAAAATCAAGATAAGTGAAAATGATGAAAAAATAACAAATCCTGGTTTTAAAAAAATCATTAGAATTTTTGATAAATCATCACATAAAGCTTTAGCTGATTTAATTGCTTTAAAAAATGAACATATAAATGAAAGTAAACCATTAACTATTTTTGATCCTGTTCATACTTGGAAAAGAAAAAAATTAACTAATTACTATACTAAAGAACTTCAAGTTCAATTATTTAATAATGGTAACTGTATTTATAATTCACCAAGTGTATTAGACATAAGAGATTTTGCTAAGATTGAAACAGATAAATTATGGCCAGAAGTTCTTAGATTTGAAAATCCTCATAACTATTATGTAGATTTATCTGAAAATTTATGGTCATTAAAGCACTCTCTTCTTCATAAATATACGAAATCATATGAAACTCAAGAATAA